A window of Aeromicrobium sp. Root236 contains these coding sequences:
- a CDS encoding DUF3224 domain-containing protein, producing the protein MSTETTGRFMPTGWDESVIEDIDGEGETKNGTYYPSRGVTTAKVTFRYTGDVEGTGATTYLFAYRDSKAGHADIVGYERFTGTIGGRTGSCVFRHTGSYEDGAVSDHVEVLPGLGTDELADLTGSADVSMAGPPPEGGYEFTLTS; encoded by the coding sequence ATGAGCACCGAGACGACAGGACGATTCATGCCGACCGGCTGGGACGAGTCGGTCATCGAGGACATCGACGGCGAGGGTGAGACCAAGAACGGCACCTACTACCCCAGCCGTGGCGTCACGACCGCCAAGGTCACCTTCCGGTACACCGGCGACGTCGAGGGCACCGGTGCGACGACGTACCTCTTCGCGTACCGCGACAGCAAGGCCGGTCACGCCGACATCGTCGGCTACGAGCGCTTCACCGGGACGATCGGCGGCCGGACGGGGTCGTGCGTGTTCCGGCACACCGGCTCGTACGAGGACGGTGCCGTCAGCGACCACGTCGAGGTGCTGCCGGGTCTCGGCACCGACGAGCTGGCCGACCTCACCGGCTCGGCCGACGTCTCGATGGCCGGGCCGCCGCCCGAGGGCGGCTACGAGTTCACGCTGACGAGCTAG